From a region of the Methanofastidiosum sp. genome:
- a CDS encoding cobalamin B12-binding domain-containing protein, translating to MPEKRLRILIAKPGLDGHDRGAKVVARALRDAGMEVIYTGLRQTPESIVETALQEDVDVIGLSILSGAHNHLFKKVIDLLKKEGAEDIPIFGGGIIPEDDMPYLKDIGVKRIFGPGTSTEDIVTYIKEMTNK from the coding sequence TTGCCAGAAAAGAGATTAAGAATTTTGATAGCTAAACCAGGTCTTGATGGGCATGATAGAGGGGCAAAGGTAGTCGCTAGGGCTTTGAGAGATGCAGGTATGGAAGTAATTTATACTGGACTAAGACAGACTCCGGAAAGCATTGTTGAAACAGCCCTACAAGAGGATGTGGATGTCATAGGGCTTAGTATACTATCCGGCGCACACAATCACCTGTTTAAAAAAGTAATAGACCTTCTGAAGAAAGAAGGTGCTGAGGATATCCCTATTTTTGGTGGAGGGATTATCCCTGAGGACGATATGCCCTATCTTAAGGACATTGGAGTAAAGAGAATATTTGGGCCTGGCACTAGTACAGAGGATATTGTCACATACATAAAAGAAATGACCAATAAATAG